In one window of Limnohabitans sp. MORI2 DNA:
- the metH gene encoding methionine synthase, whose product MKLSGLEPVSIGEGSLFVNVGERTNVTGSKAFARMILNGQYEEALAVARQQVENGAQVIDVNMDEAMLDSQAAMVRFLNLMAGEPDIARVPVMVDSSKWDVIEAGLRCIQGKGIVNSISMKEGVDEFKRQAKLVKRYGAAAVVMAFDEKGQADTYARKIEICERAYRVLVDEVGFPPEDIIFDPNIFAIATGIEEHDNYAVDFIEATRWIKQNLPGAKVSGGVSNVSFSFRGNDPVREAIHTVFLYHAIQAGMDMGIVNAGMVGVYDDLEPTLRERVEDVVLNRMPKYKEGEAHLTAGERLIEVAETAKGAAKDDSQKLAWRGTPEQPVAVAERLSHALVHGITEFINEDTEEAYREILAKGGRPLHVIEGPLMDGMNVVGDLFGQGKMFLPQVVKSARVMKQAVAHLVPYIEEEKRQQAAAGQDVKAKGKIVMATVKGDVHDIGKNIVTVVLQCNNYEVVNMGVMVPCHEILAKAKEEGADIIGLSGLITPSLEEMQYVAGEMQKDDYFRSRLMPLMIGGATTSRVHTAVKIAPHYDGPVVYVPDASRSVSVAQGLLSDQAAKYIAELNADYAKVREQHANKKHTPLVTLAEARTNAAHVSFDHYTPAKPKFIGRRVFKNFDLAELEKYIDWAPFFQTWDLAGPFPAILDDAVVGAEAKKVYADGQAMLKKIIANRWLTANAVVGLYPAQRVGDDIVLYADETRQQQVMTWHGLRQQTVKPERDGVQNPNRCLSDFVADQTQAADYVGLFAVTAGLGAEKQEKRFIDAHDDYSAILFKALADRLAEAFAECMHQRVRTDLWGYAADEALSNEDLIKEKYQGIRPAPGYPACPDHSAKQDMFAVLQCDEIDMGLTSSLAMTPAASVSGFYLAHPEATYFNVGRIGEDQVQDLAQRQGVAVKDLERLLAPNL is encoded by the coding sequence ATGAAGCTGTCTGGCCTTGAGCCTGTCTCCATCGGCGAGGGCTCCTTGTTTGTCAACGTGGGCGAGCGCACCAACGTGACGGGCTCCAAAGCGTTTGCCCGCATGATTTTGAACGGCCAATACGAAGAGGCTTTGGCCGTGGCGCGTCAGCAGGTCGAAAACGGCGCACAGGTGATTGACGTCAACATGGACGAAGCCATGCTCGACAGCCAAGCTGCCATGGTGCGCTTTTTGAACCTCATGGCGGGCGAGCCCGACATTGCGCGTGTGCCTGTGATGGTGGACTCCAGCAAGTGGGACGTGATTGAAGCGGGCCTGCGTTGCATCCAAGGCAAGGGCATCGTCAACTCGATCAGCATGAAAGAGGGCGTGGACGAGTTCAAGCGTCAAGCCAAGCTGGTCAAGCGCTACGGTGCAGCGGCCGTGGTGATGGCGTTTGACGAAAAAGGCCAAGCCGACACCTACGCCCGCAAGATTGAAATTTGCGAACGCGCCTACCGCGTGTTGGTGGATGAAGTGGGCTTCCCACCCGAAGACATCATCTTCGACCCCAACATCTTCGCTATTGCCACCGGCATTGAAGAGCATGACAACTACGCTGTGGACTTCATCGAAGCCACGCGTTGGATCAAGCAAAACCTGCCCGGCGCGAAGGTGAGCGGCGGTGTGTCCAACGTGTCGTTCAGCTTCCGCGGCAACGACCCTGTGCGCGAAGCCATTCACACCGTGTTCCTGTACCACGCCATCCAAGCGGGCATGGACATGGGCATCGTGAACGCGGGCATGGTGGGCGTGTATGACGATCTCGAGCCCACGCTGCGCGAGCGTGTGGAAGACGTGGTGCTGAACCGCATGCCGAAATACAAAGAGGGTGAGGCCCACCTCACGGCAGGCGAACGCCTGATCGAAGTGGCCGAAACCGCCAAAGGCGCGGCCAAAGACGACAGCCAAAAACTCGCGTGGCGCGGCACGCCCGAGCAACCCGTGGCGGTGGCCGAGCGCCTCTCGCACGCACTGGTGCACGGCATCACTGAGTTCATCAACGAAGACACCGAAGAGGCGTATCGCGAGATCTTGGCCAAGGGCGGCCGCCCGCTGCACGTGATTGAAGGCCCCTTGATGGACGGCATGAACGTGGTCGGTGATTTGTTTGGCCAAGGCAAGATGTTCTTGCCGCAAGTGGTCAAGTCAGCCCGCGTGATGAAGCAAGCGGTGGCGCACCTTGTGCCCTACATCGAAGAAGAAAAACGCCAGCAAGCCGCAGCGGGCCAAGACGTGAAAGCCAAGGGCAAGATCGTCATGGCCACCGTCAAAGGCGACGTGCACGACATTGGCAAAAACATCGTCACCGTGGTCTTGCAGTGCAACAACTACGAAGTGGTGAACATGGGCGTGATGGTGCCTTGCCACGAAATTTTGGCCAAGGCCAAAGAAGAGGGCGCGGACATCATTGGCCTGTCTGGCCTCATCACACCGAGCTTGGAAGAAATGCAATACGTCGCCGGCGAGATGCAAAAAGACGACTACTTCCGCAGCCGCCTCATGCCCCTGATGATTGGCGGCGCGACCACCAGCCGCGTGCACACCGCCGTGAAGATTGCGCCGCATTACGACGGCCCCGTGGTGTACGTGCCCGATGCCTCGCGCAGCGTGAGCGTGGCGCAAGGTTTGTTGTCAGACCAAGCGGCCAAGTACATTGCCGAGTTGAATGCTGACTACGCCAAAGTGCGCGAGCAACACGCCAACAAAAAGCACACGCCTTTGGTGACCTTGGCCGAAGCCCGCACCAACGCCGCGCATGTGAGCTTTGACCACTACACACCCGCCAAGCCAAAGTTCATTGGCCGTCGCGTGTTCAAAAACTTCGACCTCGCCGAGTTGGAGAAATACATTGACTGGGCCCCGTTCTTCCAGACCTGGGATTTGGCAGGGCCTTTCCCCGCCATCCTCGACGACGCGGTCGTGGGCGCGGAAGCCAAGAAGGTCTATGCCGACGGCCAAGCGATGCTGAAAAAAATCATCGCCAACCGCTGGCTCACCGCCAACGCGGTGGTGGGCTTGTACCCCGCGCAACGCGTGGGAGACGACATCGTGCTTTATGCCGACGAAACCCGCCAACAGCAAGTGATGACGTGGCATGGCTTGCGCCAGCAAACCGTCAAGCCCGAGCGCGATGGTGTGCAAAACCCCAACCGCTGCTTGTCTGATTTCGTGGCCGACCAAACTCAAGCGGCAGACTATGTGGGCCTGTTTGCCGTGACAGCAGGTCTCGGTGCAGAGAAGCAAGAAAAGCGCTTCATCGACGCGCACGACGACTACTCAGCCATCCTCTTCAAAGCCTTGGCCGACCGTTTGGCCGAAGCCTTTGCCGAGTGCATGCACCAGCGCGTGCGCACCGATTTGTGGGGCTACGCCGCAGATGAGGCGCTGAGCAACGAAGACCTCATCAAAGAAAAATACCAAGGCATTCGCCCCGCGCCTGGCTACCCTGCCTGCCCCGACCACAGTGCAAAGCAGGACATGTTTGCCGTGTTGCAGTGCGACGAAATCGACATGGGCCTGACCAGCAGCTTGGCCATGACGCCCGCAGCCAGCGTGAGCGGCTTTTACTTGGCGCACCCCGAGGCCACCTACTTCAACGTGGGTCGCATCGGCGAAGACCAAGTGCAAGACTTGGCGCAACGCCAAGGGGTGGCGGTGAAAGATTTAGAGCGATTGCTGGCGCCTAATTTGTAA
- a CDS encoding DUF1109 domain-containing protein: MKTNHLIAMLAAEASATPTASPLRRCAQATAAGIALSLALVLTLWGLNPELNTLAHTPAFWVKVVWLALMCVFAAPVVMHLARPGVAAGKGMWGIVAALAGIALLALMQVATVDADTGMQLMLGRSWQECSASIAALSVPLLATLLWMLRGMAPTRPAFAGASAGLMAGAMASLVYSLHCTETAYAFVAVWYVAGIAVMTGVGALLGSRLLRW; encoded by the coding sequence ATGAAAACCAACCATCTCATTGCCATGCTGGCTGCTGAAGCCAGCGCCACTCCCACTGCCTCGCCCTTGCGCCGCTGCGCACAAGCCACCGCTGCCGGCATTGCCCTCAGCTTGGCACTGGTGCTCACGCTGTGGGGCTTGAACCCCGAGCTGAATACCCTCGCTCACACCCCAGCGTTTTGGGTGAAGGTGGTGTGGTTGGCCCTCATGTGTGTATTTGCAGCACCAGTGGTGATGCACTTGGCGCGCCCCGGCGTTGCTGCTGGCAAAGGCATGTGGGGCATCGTCGCAGCGCTTGCGGGCATAGCCCTGCTGGCGTTGATGCAAGTGGCCACTGTGGATGCGGACACGGGCATGCAGCTGATGCTTGGCCGTTCGTGGCAAGAGTGCAGCGCCAGCATTGCGGCGCTGTCTGTGCCCCTGCTCGCTACATTGCTCTGGATGCTGCGCGGCATGGCCCCTACGCGCCCAGCATTCGCGGGCGCAAGTGCTGGCTTGATGGCGGGCGCTATGGCGAGCTTGGTCTATTCACTGCACTGCACCGAAACCGCCTATGCATTTGTGGCAGTTTGGTATGTGGCGGGCATCGCCGTGATGACTGGTGTTGGCGCGTTGCTAGGCTCACGCTTGTTGCGTTGGTAA
- a CDS encoding sigma-70 family RNA polymerase sigma factor, producing the protein MQTLETSLHATWMQALAGHAPSYEKALSAISGHLRAFLKRRLYSRPQDVEDLVQETLLAIHQKRHTYQSDQPLTAWVYAIARYKLIDHLRAHSRRESKHDDIDDWAEQLWTSEDAQASDASRDVHQLLSELPDKQRVPIEHTKLHGLSIAESAQLTGQTEAAVKVNIHRGLKALAQKFGVTP; encoded by the coding sequence ATACAAACCTTAGAAACCTCATTGCACGCCACATGGATGCAAGCGTTAGCAGGCCATGCGCCCAGCTACGAAAAAGCGCTGTCTGCCATCAGTGGGCATTTGCGTGCGTTTTTGAAGCGTCGTTTGTATTCACGGCCCCAAGACGTCGAGGACCTCGTGCAAGAAACCTTGTTGGCCATTCATCAAAAGCGACACACCTACCAAAGCGACCAACCGCTGACGGCTTGGGTGTATGCGATTGCGCGCTACAAGTTGATTGACCACTTGCGTGCCCATTCGCGCCGCGAAAGCAAGCACGACGACATCGACGATTGGGCAGAGCAGCTGTGGACAAGCGAGGACGCACAAGCCAGCGATGCCTCGCGCGATGTGCACCAGCTGTTGTCTGAACTGCCCGACAAGCAACGTGTGCCGATTGAACACACCAAGCTGCATGGCCTGTCGATTGCTGAATCCGCGCAACTCACAGGGCAAACCGAAGCCGCTGTCAAAGTCAATATCCATCGCGGGCTCAAAGCCTTGGCTCAAAAATTTGGAGTCACCCCATGA